Proteins encoded in a region of the Panicum hallii strain FIL2 chromosome 3, PHallii_v3.1, whole genome shotgun sequence genome:
- the LOC112886077 gene encoding uncharacterized protein LOC112886077 codes for MEVAAEFKMEYANGAVDLEVDIVGPGGAAACSKLNTFEDPDATECSSSFGDTLSGSEDDARPSEISDIEVDSPFCRYPHNGDAAALLDAAASDNLDRLLKKKKVTDHWRKYISPLMWRCQWLELRMKDLQSQVSKYDKELATLKHEKELQTKMIELDCSSSRSVPFSSLCCRKTMKRRRRKRNEDKMDASSYISNHTVLSYFEKTEADGHSIEDNANLADDNTKGNNDADWLLGIEGGDTTVEQILLSIQAAQDRVFSLRSNLKQAMAKKNKVITLKVNTWVNGTQSSNCSPGKGKVAALHERSPQDTSDCDMDDSAMPDSALSSYGEASNMDIFESTMSLLSEGPHQMGEFRESSEDVLIDNQAAEEGYQNFEVISHPTKRLRVSVKREAGAHSEDESVGPVAAVKKEEAQEEATTSFSLHGAFLKPCFTGKRQERKPKKQMKRRRGCPTAAAAALISWRSKRIRKKKQL; via the exons ATGGAGGTTGCTGCCGAGTTCAAAATGGAGTATGCTAATGGAGCGGTGGATTTGGAGGTTGACATTGTTGGTCCCGGCGGTGCTGCTGCTTGCAGCAAGTTGAACACATTTGAGGACCCTGATGCCACTGAGTGTTCAAGTTCCTTTGGGGACACACTTTCGGGATCAGAGGATGATGCAAGGCCTTCAGAGATTAGTGACATTGAGGTGGACTCGCCGTTCTGCCGCTATCCTCATAATGGAGATGCTGCTGCTCTGCTAGATGCAGCTGCTTCCGACAATTTGGATAGATTATTGAA GAAGAAAAAGGTGACTGATCATTGGAGAAAGTATATAAGCCCGTTAATGTGGAGATGCCAATGGCTAGAATTGCGGATGAAGGATTTGCAATCGCAAGTTTCCAAATATGACAAGGAGCTTGCAACACTCAAGCATGAGAAGGAGCTGCAGACAAAAATGATCGAGTTAGACTGTTCCTCCTCTCGATCAGTACCATTCTCCTCTCTTTGCTGCAGGAAGACCATGAAGCggaggagaagaaaaagaaacgaaGACAAAATGGATGCTTCATCGTATATCTCTAATCACACCGTATTATCTTATTTTG AGAAAACAGAAGCAGATGGCCATTCTATTGAAGACAATGCCAACTTAG CGGATGATAACACAAAAGGGAATAATGATGCTGATTGGCTACTTGGTATTGAAGGAGGTGATACCACTGTCGAGCAGATTCTTTTGAGCATTCAAGCTGCTCAAGACAGGGTATTCAGTCTGAGATCAAATCTGAAGCAAGCAATGGCTAAGAAGAATAAGGTAATAACCCTTAAAGTTAACACATGGGTCAACGGTACACAGAGCTCAAATTGCTCACCTGGAAAGGGGAAAGTTGCTGCATTGCATGAGAGATCTCCCCAGGATACATCTGATTGTGATATGGACGATTCTGCCATGCCTGATAGTGCTCTCTCAAGCTATGGAGAAGCTAGCAACATGGATATATTTGAGAGCACCATGAGCCTATTGTCTGAAGGTCCACATCAGATGGGAGAATTTCGTGAA AGTTCTGAAGATGTATTGATTGACAACCAAGCAGCAGAGGAAGGATACCAAAACTTTGAGGTGATCAGCCATCCAACCAAACGGCTAAGGGTATCAGTGAAGCGAGAAGCTGGGGCACATTCTGAGGATGAGAGCGTTGGCCCTGTAGCTGCTGTCAAGAAAGAAGAAGCACAGGAAGAAGCCACTACCAGCTTCAGTCTTCATGGGGCTTTCCTGAAGCCCTGCTTCACGGGAAAGAGGCAAGAGCGGAAGCCAAAGAAGCAAATGAAGCGCAGACGCGGCTGTCCAACCGCGGCAGCAGCGGCTCTCATCTCGTGGAGGAGCAAGAGGATCcggaagaagaagcaattgTAG